One Halobaculum sp. CBA1158 DNA segment encodes these proteins:
- a CDS encoding DUF2891 domain-containing protein, with the protein MTDLALSDVDLLAGRADALDADAAARLTHHPQDAVDTEYPHYVGSVDGPDDAVVPRERHPVFYGCFDWHSAVHSHWALVRALRLFPEHPDREAIVAGIDERLTPDRVAGEVAYFEEHETFERPYGWAWLLALAAELDRWDDSRADDWREALRPLEDRVVELVRDRFLTMERAHRVGTHGNAAFACSLILDYARSVGDDALATATAETAREFYGADTDAPLEYEPLGWDFLSPTLVEADLMRRVLEGDEFADWLDGFLPDLDALPAPVSVADGEDGVALHLVGLNVSRAWCLAGVADALPAGPRAGTLRESAVAHARRGLDEAFTDDYAGSHWLSSFACYLLTRNEGGIGLE; encoded by the coding sequence GTGACCGATCTCGCGCTCTCCGATGTCGACCTCCTGGCCGGACGCGCGGACGCGCTCGACGCCGACGCGGCCGCGCGGCTCACCCACCACCCGCAGGACGCCGTCGACACCGAGTACCCCCACTACGTCGGTTCCGTGGACGGCCCGGACGACGCCGTCGTCCCGCGCGAGCGCCACCCCGTCTTCTACGGCTGCTTCGACTGGCACTCGGCGGTCCACAGCCATTGGGCGCTCGTGCGTGCGCTCCGGCTGTTTCCCGAGCATCCCGACCGCGAGGCCATCGTCGCCGGGATCGACGAGCGGCTGACCCCGGACCGCGTCGCGGGCGAGGTCGCGTACTTCGAGGAGCACGAGACGTTCGAGCGACCGTACGGCTGGGCGTGGCTGCTCGCGCTCGCGGCCGAACTCGACCGCTGGGACGACTCACGCGCCGACGACTGGCGCGAGGCGCTCCGCCCGCTGGAGGACCGGGTCGTCGAGCTCGTCCGCGACCGATTCCTCACGATGGAGCGAGCCCACCGGGTCGGGACCCACGGCAACGCTGCGTTCGCGTGCTCGCTGATCCTCGATTACGCTCGAAGCGTCGGCGACGACGCGCTCGCGACCGCGACGGCCGAGACCGCACGGGAGTTCTACGGGGCCGACACCGACGCCCCCCTCGAGTACGAGCCGCTCGGGTGGGACTTCCTCTCCCCGACGCTGGTCGAGGCGGACCTCATGCGACGCGTGCTTGAGGGCGACGAGTTCGCCGACTGGCTCGACGGCTTCCTCCCGGACCTCGACGCGCTCCCCGCGCCGGTCTCGGTCGCCGACGGCGAGGACGGCGTCGCGCTCCACCTGGTCGGCTTGAACGTCTCGCGAGCGTGGTGTCTCGCCGGCGTCGCCGACGCGCTCCCCGCGGGGCCGCGTGCCGGCACCCTCCGTGAGTCCGCCGTCGCCCACGCGCGCCGCGGTCTCGACGAGGCCTTCACCGACGACTACGCAGGGTCGCATTGGCTCTCGTCGTTCGCGTGCTACCTGCTCACGCGCAACGAGGGCGGAATCGGCCTCGAGTAG
- a CDS encoding carbonic anhydrase, which produces MYAAVDSLDMNQTVVDLLAGNAEHAREFASRFDAVQHGQQPEAVTVCCSDSRVLQDHAFGNDTPGRLFTCGNIGNRVVQRTGAGEVISGDVLYPLAHAGTRTAVVVGHTGCGAVTATYDALTGNLDAGGEPPGIEHCVGLLAPHLEPGVDLLPEGLDDAAEVNHLVEYNVDRQIEHLLDSDDVPADTDLIGVVYDFQDVYDGERGEVHVINVDGERDPDALREAHAEVPARIDRLWTY; this is translated from the coding sequence ATGTACGCAGCCGTGGACTCCCTCGACATGAATCAGACGGTCGTCGACCTGCTCGCGGGCAACGCGGAGCACGCCCGCGAGTTCGCCTCCCGGTTCGACGCGGTCCAACACGGACAACAGCCCGAGGCGGTGACGGTGTGTTGTTCGGACTCGCGGGTGCTCCAGGACCACGCCTTCGGCAACGACACCCCCGGGCGGCTGTTCACCTGCGGCAACATCGGTAACCGCGTCGTCCAGCGCACGGGTGCCGGCGAGGTGATCTCCGGCGACGTGCTCTACCCGCTCGCGCACGCCGGCACCCGGACGGCGGTCGTGGTCGGCCACACCGGCTGCGGCGCGGTGACGGCGACGTACGACGCGCTCACGGGAAATCTCGACGCGGGCGGCGAGCCGCCGGGGATCGAACACTGCGTCGGCCTGCTCGCGCCGCACCTCGAACCGGGCGTCGATCTGCTCCCCGAGGGACTCGACGACGCCGCAGAGGTGAACCACCTCGTCGAGTACAACGTCGACCGGCAGATCGAGCACCTCCTCGACAGCGACGACGTGCCCGCGGACACGGACCTCATCGGCGTCGTCTACGACTTTCAGGACGTCTACGACGGCGAGCGCGGCGAGGTCCACGTGATCAACGTCGACGGCGAGCGCGACCCCGACGCGCTGCGCGAGGCGCACGCCGAGGTGCCGGCGCGGATCGACAGGCTCTGGACCTACTGA